The following coding sequences lie in one Anguilla rostrata isolate EN2019 chromosome 8, ASM1855537v3, whole genome shotgun sequence genomic window:
- the LOC135260796 gene encoding ras-related protein Rab-2A-like: protein MAYAYLFKYIIIGDTGVGKSCLLLQFTDKRFQPVHDLTIGVEFGARMITIDGKQIKLQIWDTAGQESFRSITRSYYRGAAGALLVYDITRRDTFNHLTTWLEDARQHSNSNMVIMLIGNKSDLESRREVKKEEGEAFAREHGLIFMETSAKTASNVEEAFINTAKEIYEKIQEGVFDINNEANGIKIGPQHATTNATLSGSQGGQQAGGGCC, encoded by the exons ATGGCGTACGCGTACCTCTTCAAATACATCATAATCGGAGACACGG GCGTGGGGAAATCATGTTTACTCCTACAGTTTACAGATAAGCGGTTTCAACCAGTGCACGATCTCACTATTG GTGTTGAATTTGGTGCGCGGATGATCACTATTGATGGGAAACAGATTAAGCTTCAGATCTGGGACACA GCAGGTCAGGAGTCATTTCGGTCCATCACCAGATCCTACTACAGAGGAGCTGCAGGGGCGCTGCTGGTGTATGACATCACAAG AAGGGACACCTTCAACCACTTGACCACTTGGTTAGAAGACGCTCGACAACATTCCAACTCCAACATGGTTATCATGCTCATAGGGAACAAAAG TGATTTGGAGTCTCGGAGAGAGGTGAAGAAGGAGGAGGGCGAGGCCTTCGCCAGAGAACACGGTCTCATCTTCATGGAGACCTCCGCCAAGACGGCGTCAAACGTAGAAGAG GCGTTCATCAACACGGCCAAGGAGATCTACGAGAAGATTCAGGAAGGGGTCTTCGACATAAACAACGAG gCGAACGGCATTAAAATTGGCCCTCAGCACGCTACCACCAACGCCACGCTGTCAGGCAGTCAGGGGGGACagcaggctggggggggctgctgctga